Genomic DNA from Zonotrichia albicollis isolate bZonAlb1 chromosome 25, bZonAlb1.hap1, whole genome shotgun sequence:
GGGCGGACACGGCGGCAGcgaggcccggcccggccgtgcTTGGGCCGCCCCGCCTGAGGCGCCGCTCGAGCCGGGAGCGGGGCGCTGGCCCGGGCTGCGCAGGCCCGGCTCTCCCGCGGCCCCGGGCGCGTCTGAAGGCAAGGCCCGCCCTGCCGGGACAGCGCCCGCCGGGCACCGGGCGTTGCTGTGTTTGGGAGCTCGCAGGAAGCGCTGTCATTTCCGAGCCCGCTCACCTGGGAGCGGCGCTGAAGCGGCACCGGAGGGTGGCACCAAACAGTGACAGGGTCGGTCCGAGCTTTGCCCTGCTCCCGCCTTGCGGCTGTGCTCATTACGGGCAAGATAAAGCCAATGTGCAAATGTGTAAATACAGGAAACAGTCGGACTTGGCTGTTTGGAGTGCCAGGATAAACTAAACAAGCTGCTAATGCAAAAGAACTAAGAACATGGGAAAGGAAATTAAGTGCAAATAGTTCTACAACATTAAAAGCCTGGCCAGATGGTGAAAAGGTAATAAGAAGTATGTACAGAAGCTCTTGCATCCATTATAAAGATGGTAAAAAGAACTCTGTTACAAATTTAAAGCTGACTGAAGTTACATTTTGTATTTTCCAAATACTTTTTCCTTGTGGTGCTTTCTCTTGCTCCATATCAACCATTTCAAGAGCTTGTAGAAGCATCGGCGGAAAATCACATAGTTATAATAAGTATTAAgcttttgcatttaatttttgtaAACTACTATTGCTTGAAACTTAGTACTTGTGTTCATATGGGAAAGAAAGAACACCCTGAGCCCTCACTGCTCACTCTGTGAGCCTCTGGAACATTGTTGGTGCTGTCCCCGCCTCAttgcaaagctgctgctgcctcttaGCACAACAGGCAATTTGTTGGCAAGATCTTTGGGATGCTGCACGACTTGCACCCACTGTCAGCTGTTAAAGCATCATTTTCCCAGTAAGAAACTGCCCTGTATTTATTACAAGGATACAAGTTCCCAGTTTCCAGGACTGTCAGGTGTGTAATGATGCCTTTCTTTACTGCAGGTCGGCCAATGTCCCTGGGAGCTCAAACATGGCTGCTGGCAGCAATCGCCGGCTGCAGCAAACCCAGCACCAAGTGGATGAGGTAAAGTCTGCTCTGGTCGTAGTGCCAGCCTCTTCCTGAAGGAAACATGTGCAATTAAAAgggatatttttttccaaagcagtttTCCCTTCATTATATGAAGGGGAAGCAAAGAGAGGTTCCCAGTGTGCAAACATTAGCAGCAGACTTGGTGCTTGAGGAGTTGGCATAAGTAAAGACAAAAACCTTTGTTTGCAGCgaacaagctttttttttcatcagtAGCTATGAGAGCTGGCTACCAATGTGATTTTTGTGGAATCCAAAAGCCTGGCTGGCTGGCAAGTATTTCTTGGCGTGATTTGCTATCATGTTTATTTTCCTCAACTCCTTCTGAGGCAAGTCAGGAAGTCTTTCCCAGGTTTGAAGACATGCCAGCACTACTGACTGTGGAAACCcagagcactgggaatatttctgtgtctgctctggggtgccctgacccactgggcagcactgactctgaccctcatccatggagaaagtttcccaaaCTTCAGgatagactggaatccacaaaagtgtgaaatagattatagagagcagtgcaggtgtgtcacttggtgagaaattgaggttttgggatttttagtgtgttgtggatgggagcaagatggagggtacagggtgttgtcctggatttcttcttcatgcttcttcttcctccttctccatgggtttgggtggcattttgtaattgggcagaaaagtctgcactgcagctctttggtatcagttattgggttaaaaggggaaataatccaggtgtcagctcttaattggacagtttagtCTGAAAAGCCCTTGTACCAAGaaattgttggccattttgtgccttctaatgaaaagctgcccaACTTACAGCAGTGAggctgttttactgataagaaataataaacacctgagtgtgAATGTGAGCTACTGTCtcagtgccttcaatccagagcCAGAGAAACCATACCACAACTGACTTTTTAAGGTAGGCATTCAGGGCTTCTAGCCACAGGTGGATCTTGTCGTTTTCTTTAAGCTTATGGCTGCATACACTAAAAGATAATAGCTCCTGCTTCGGAGAAAACACTGATTACCTTGTGGAgctgtctgtgtctgtgctgcactGTGTGGTCTCTCACTGCaagccctgcactgctgcaggtTGTTGACATCATGAGGGTGAACGTGGACAAGGTCCTGGAGCGGGATCAGAAGCTGTCAGAGCTGGATGACCGCGCTGATGCCCTGCAAGCAGGAGCCTCCCAGTTCGAGACCAGCGCGGCCAAGCTGAAGAGGAAGTACTGGTGGAAGAACTGCAAGGTAACGCTGGCCTGTGAGCCTGCACTGTGCCTGGAGCACTCACAGTTTGTGTCTCACAAGGCAGAAAGTGTTTAGTCAATGTTTTTTAAGTCACAGCATCTGGTTTTTAAAGCATGGCATTAAATTAACAAACAGCGTGTTactggctgtgctgccccaggcAGGGTCTTGTCTGGTAATGGCCAGAGGGGAAGCATGTCAGTAATCTTGAGAAACAAGAAGAAAAGGTTAAAAATGCATAGCTTGAATTAATGTGTGGGGAAGTATTAGAAAGTGGAAGAAGCTCACTCAGACTCCTGTACTTGTAGCTGTTGCCAAAGGTTGGATTCATCTTTGGTGAGTAGCACAACAGCTTGTGCATTCATTGGGACAGGCTTTTTGTGGAGAAACCCTTATTgctctgtgtgcctgtgtgcaTGGCCTGCCATCTCTGAGTGCTGGTAGTGGATTGAGCTTGCTGACTGGAGAACCTTTGCTTGCCACATTAGATCTGACAGAGTGCTGAAAGTCCCTTGCAGGGTTGTTTTCCTGTTCCCTGAGGGGCACTTGGTGCTGTTGCATGGTGTGTAGTAAGTgttatatcttttttttttttttccacagatgtGGGCAATATTGATAGGTGTTgttgtcattatcatcatcatcattattggTAAGTTTGACCAAAATGGGGATTGCTCCTGGGTTTGAAATGGACAGTGTTAATTTGCTGACTGGTACAGTTCAAGCAAAGGCAGGATACTCAGGTGGACGTATATCCAAGATGAATTTGAAATAGCAGTGATGGATTTAACAGCAGTTGCATGCAGTGAGTGGCACGC
This window encodes:
- the VAMP3 gene encoding vesicle-associated membrane protein 3 isoform X2, coding for MAPPQAPPPSTAPPSPLLRARPSSRSRCQSRPEPAPGPALAHRPGPSPALSPPRARPVTRQRGAPRAVPAGPARALPRPRSRPSARMSANVPGSSNMAAGSNRRLQQTQHQVDEVVDIMRVNVDKVLERDQKLSELDDRADALQAGASQFETSAAKLKRKYWWKNCKMWAILIGVVVIIIIIIIVWSVYS